One Qipengyuania gaetbuli genomic region harbors:
- a CDS encoding toxin-antitoxin system HicB family antitoxin, with protein sequence MARAPAKKAFALRLDPAVHAAIERLAADELRSANAQIEMLLREALERRGIRVKTSPQPQRGRPARED encoded by the coding sequence GTGGCCAGAGCACCAGCAAAGAAAGCCTTCGCCTTGCGCCTCGATCCGGCAGTCCATGCCGCGATCGAGCGCTTGGCGGCGGACGAACTCAGGAGCGCCAATGCGCAGATCGAGATGCTGCTGCGCGAAGCGCTGGAGCGGCGCGGGATCAGGGTGAAGACCAGTCCGCAGCCCCAGCGCGGACGGCCTGCCAGGGAGGATTGA
- a CDS encoding alpha/beta hydrolase, whose protein sequence is MKTAIAAAVLATGAAPAAAQVAVEAPGPEGSLAGTFVAPAEGKPVVLVIPGSGPTDQDGNNPMGVTAAPYKLLAEDLAERGIGTLRADKRGLFASKAAVADPNAVTISDYVDDVLAWSTLARAVTGRECVWLLGHSEGGLVALAAQERLENICGVVLVAAPARSFGTLLREQLTANPANSPILADALSAIDALEAGDKVDVSGMHPALQGLFAPQVQSFLIDAMRYDPAAMAAKSSLPILIVQGGKDIQVPQTDGELFRTSQPSARYALLPDMNHVLKDVPGDDRAANLAAYGDPSLPLAQGLVDAIAGFVEGGE, encoded by the coding sequence ATGAAGACAGCAATCGCAGCGGCCGTGCTCGCAACGGGCGCCGCGCCCGCTGCAGCACAGGTCGCGGTTGAGGCACCGGGGCCGGAAGGCTCGCTTGCCGGGACCTTCGTCGCTCCGGCCGAAGGCAAGCCGGTGGTGCTGGTCATCCCCGGATCGGGGCCGACCGACCAGGACGGCAACAATCCTATGGGTGTGACTGCAGCCCCCTACAAGCTGCTGGCCGAGGACCTTGCCGAACGCGGTATCGGTACCCTGCGTGCCGACAAGCGCGGCCTGTTCGCCAGCAAGGCGGCTGTCGCCGATCCGAATGCGGTCACCATCTCCGACTATGTCGACGATGTGCTCGCCTGGTCCACGCTCGCCCGCGCGGTCACGGGGCGCGAATGCGTCTGGCTGCTCGGCCATAGCGAGGGCGGGCTGGTCGCTCTCGCAGCACAGGAGCGGCTCGAGAATATCTGCGGCGTCGTTCTGGTCGCAGCGCCTGCCCGCAGTTTCGGCACTCTCTTGCGCGAACAACTGACAGCCAATCCCGCCAACTCTCCGATCCTTGCCGATGCTTTATCGGCAATCGATGCGCTGGAAGCGGGCGACAAGGTCGACGTGTCGGGCATGCATCCCGCGCTACAAGGACTGTTCGCGCCGCAGGTGCAGAGCTTCCTGATCGATGCCATGCGTTACGATCCGGCGGCCATGGCTGCGAAGAGCAGCTTGCCCATCCTCATTGTCCAGGGCGGCAAGGACATCCAGGTCCCGCAAACCGACGGAGAGCTGTTCCGCACATCGCAACCTTCTGCGCGGTATGCCCTGCTCCCCGACATGAACCACGTGCTCAAGGACGTACCGGGCGACGATCGCGCGGCGAACCTCGCCGCCTATGGCGATCCTTCCCTGCCGCTCGCGCAAGGGCTGGTCGATGCCATTGCCGGCTTCGTCGAAGGAGGTGAATGA
- a CDS encoding right-handed parallel beta-helix repeat-containing protein, whose translation MLTIVSYAKAMVSPFALAAERLPRWIVGGVAAFAVAVIPLAAVMAQPVSSSFTIAGTGQGFSSLQAAVDAIGQGSGTILIAPGIHEQCAIQRSGRIEYRAQEPGRTVLNGTICEGKAALVLRGEAARVTGLTFTNMRVPEKNGAGIRLENGTLDVSQSWFRDSEQGILTVNGKQSRITIDKSTFTRLGTCEGRGGCAHSIYIGDYGELVVTRSRFEEGRGGHYVKSRASRNTISDNSFDDTSGRGTNYMIDLPSGGAGSITGNWFVQGKDKENWSTLIAVGAEGAKYSSDGLVIEGNDARLAPGITRQPVFVADWTGDRLAIGRNALGPNLKPFETR comes from the coding sequence ATGTTAACCATTGTCTCCTATGCAAAAGCGATGGTTTCGCCCTTCGCCCTTGCCGCCGAACGCCTGCCGCGCTGGATCGTCGGCGGCGTCGCGGCCTTTGCGGTCGCGGTGATCCCGCTGGCCGCGGTCATGGCGCAGCCGGTGTCCTCGAGTTTTACTATCGCGGGAACAGGCCAGGGCTTCTCCAGCCTGCAAGCGGCAGTCGACGCCATCGGCCAGGGCAGCGGCACGATCCTCATCGCACCCGGCATCCACGAACAATGCGCTATCCAGCGCTCGGGCCGCATCGAATACCGCGCGCAGGAACCGGGCCGGACGGTGCTCAACGGCACGATCTGCGAAGGCAAGGCCGCGCTGGTCCTGCGCGGTGAAGCGGCGCGGGTCACGGGCCTCACTTTCACCAATATGCGCGTGCCCGAGAAGAACGGTGCAGGCATAAGGCTCGAAAACGGCACGCTCGACGTGAGCCAGAGCTGGTTCCGCGACAGCGAACAAGGCATCCTGACCGTCAACGGCAAGCAGAGCCGCATCACCATCGACAAGTCGACCTTCACCCGTCTCGGCACCTGCGAAGGACGGGGCGGCTGCGCACATTCGATCTACATCGGCGATTATGGCGAACTGGTCGTCACCCGCAGCCGGTTCGAGGAAGGGCGCGGCGGCCATTACGTGAAGTCGCGCGCCTCGCGGAACACGATTTCCGACAACAGCTTCGACGATACCAGCGGTCGCGGCACCAATTACATGATCGACCTGCCCTCCGGCGGTGCGGGATCGATCACCGGCAACTGGTTCGTGCAGGGCAAGGACAAGGAAAACTGGTCGACCCTGATCGCCGTCGGTGCCGAAGGCGCGAAATATTCCTCCGACGGCCTCGTGATCGAGGGCAATGATGCTCGCCTTGCGCCCGGCATCACCCGCCAACCGGTATTCGTAGCAGATTGGACGGGCGACCGGCTGGCTATCGGCAGGAACGCGCTCGGCCCCAATCTCAAGCCGTTCGAAACGCGCTGA
- a CDS encoding DksA/TraR family C4-type zinc finger protein has translation MAGGWARDGAVQDQIDDTVSDAVSAARARMPRGESAEYCDECGEEIPEKRRAALPGVRTCVACQSGRDAAVRHSAINRRGSKDSQLR, from the coding sequence ATGGCAGGCGGATGGGCGCGCGACGGCGCGGTTCAGGACCAGATCGACGACACGGTAAGCGACGCGGTGAGCGCGGCGCGCGCGCGAATGCCGCGCGGGGAAAGCGCCGAATATTGCGACGAATGCGGCGAGGAAATCCCCGAGAAGCGCCGCGCCGCCCTGCCGGGTGTGCGAACCTGCGTGGCGTGCCAGTCGGGCCGCGATGCAGCGGTTCGCCATTCGGCGATAAACCGGCGCGGCAGCAAGGACAGCCAGTTGCGCTGA
- the asd gene encoding archaetidylserine decarboxylase (Phosphatidylserine decarboxylase is synthesized as a single chain precursor. Generation of the pyruvoyl active site from a Ser is coupled to cleavage of a Gly-Ser bond between the larger (beta) and smaller (alpha chains). It is an integral membrane protein.), producing the protein MSSPFIWLQHILPHHAVSRSAGALASSEMPWLKDLMIRRFIDAYDVDMGEAARGIDEYRSFNDFFTRELKPGARPLADAEEFILSPADGAISQIGRVEDGRIFQAKGRHFTAAQLLGGDAEAAARFEGGAFATIYLSPRDYHRVHMPAAGTLTSATYVPGELFSVNQVTAENVDGLFARNERLACLFNGPDGSFASVMVGAMIVAGIETVWSGLEETHSPHLKRRDFGAGEHAFSAGDEMGRFILGSTVVLLFEPGKVEWLAEFKPGDAVRMGQALGRRL; encoded by the coding sequence ATGTCCTCACCCTTCATCTGGCTCCAGCATATCCTGCCGCATCATGCGGTATCGCGTTCGGCGGGGGCGCTCGCCTCCAGCGAGATGCCCTGGCTGAAAGACCTGATGATCCGCCGCTTCATCGACGCCTATGACGTCGACATGGGAGAGGCCGCGCGCGGCATCGATGAATACCGCAGCTTCAACGACTTCTTCACCCGCGAACTGAAGCCAGGCGCCCGCCCGCTGGCGGATGCGGAAGAGTTCATCCTGTCTCCCGCCGATGGCGCGATCAGCCAGATCGGGCGCGTCGAAGACGGGCGCATCTTCCAGGCCAAAGGCAGGCACTTCACTGCAGCGCAGCTCCTGGGCGGCGATGCCGAGGCGGCAGCACGCTTCGAAGGCGGCGCTTTTGCCACCATCTATCTTAGCCCGCGCGACTATCACCGCGTGCACATGCCTGCTGCCGGAACGCTAACCTCCGCAACCTATGTACCGGGCGAACTGTTTTCGGTGAACCAGGTCACGGCGGAGAATGTCGACGGCCTGTTCGCCCGTAACGAGCGGCTTGCCTGCCTGTTCAACGGGCCCGACGGCAGCTTCGCCAGCGTAATGGTCGGCGCGATGATCGTGGCCGGGATCGAGACCGTGTGGTCTGGCCTAGAGGAAACCCATTCGCCTCACCTCAAACGCCGCGATTTCGGAGCGGGCGAGCATGCGTTCTCCGCCGGAGACGAGATGGGGCGCTTCATCCTCGGCTCCACCGTGGTGCTGCTGTTCGAACCTGGCAAGGTCGAATGGCTGGCGGAATTCAAGCCCGGCGACGCCGTCCGCATGGGACAGGCGCTGGGGCGGCGTCTCTAA
- a CDS encoding GNAT family N-acetyltransferase: MSAITIRPERAGDEAVIHELTEAAFRDMPFSEGDEQDLVDALRNEGDLTLSLVAEDGTRIVGHIAFSPVAISDGTRDWYGLGPVSVWPELHGQGIGSALVRRGIADIRAKGAKGIVLLGSPDYYGRFGFEHDPQLQYPGPPAEYFQRLVLDGPAATGVVRYVPAFG; encoded by the coding sequence GTGAGCGCGATCACCATCCGGCCGGAGCGCGCCGGTGACGAGGCGGTGATTCACGAACTCACCGAAGCGGCCTTTCGCGACATGCCGTTCAGCGAGGGGGACGAGCAGGACCTCGTCGATGCGCTGCGGAACGAGGGAGACCTGACCCTGTCGCTGGTTGCCGAGGACGGGACGCGGATCGTCGGCCACATCGCTTTCTCGCCGGTCGCGATTTCGGACGGCACGCGGGACTGGTACGGCCTCGGCCCCGTCAGCGTCTGGCCCGAACTACACGGGCAGGGCATAGGCTCGGCGCTCGTCAGGCGCGGCATCGCCGACATTCGGGCAAAGGGGGCGAAAGGCATCGTCCTGCTTGGCAGCCCGGACTATTACGGCCGCTTCGGGTTCGAGCACGACCCGCAGTTGCAGTATCCAGGGCCGCCGGCGGAATACTTCCAGCGGCTGGTACTGGATGGCCCTGCGGCGACCGGTGTCGTGCGCTACGTGCCCGCCTTCGGTTAG
- the ribA gene encoding GTP cyclohydrolase II — translation MDALRHGWPLAIAGAPLLQPVETAFGEVSGDTMLISASRAATLKLANQREAAVPRQPVLLRGAEGFDLSHALAVADPALDLNAPMKGPFKALPLEWEEQARAALELARIAGILPAFLVDPVGAGEPVALEAADLAEFSDAQALRIASRAHLPVEAAPEAKIVAFRSPDDTREHVALVIGKERSDRPPLVRLHSECLTGDVLGSLKCDCGPQLDAALHAMAHEASEGGWGVLLYMRQEGRGIGLINKLRAYRLQDQGFDTVDANTRLGLPDEARDFPTAARMLDLLGVRDIRLMTNNPAKVDALAGHGVSIAERVPHALPDNPHNARYLATKRDRAGHLLP, via the coding sequence GTGGACGCGCTCCGCCATGGCTGGCCGCTGGCGATCGCGGGTGCGCCGCTGCTCCAGCCGGTGGAGACGGCGTTTGGCGAAGTGTCGGGCGACACCATGCTGATTTCCGCGAGCCGGGCGGCAACGCTCAAGCTGGCGAACCAGCGCGAAGCGGCAGTTCCGCGCCAGCCCGTGCTGCTGCGCGGGGCGGAAGGTTTCGACCTGTCGCACGCATTGGCCGTTGCGGACCCGGCGCTCGACCTCAATGCGCCGATGAAAGGCCCGTTCAAGGCCCTGCCTCTGGAATGGGAAGAACAGGCACGCGCGGCGCTGGAACTGGCTCGCATTGCCGGAATCCTGCCCGCCTTCCTGGTGGATCCGGTCGGGGCGGGAGAACCGGTCGCGCTCGAAGCGGCCGACCTTGCGGAATTCTCGGACGCGCAGGCACTGCGGATCGCCTCGCGTGCGCACTTGCCGGTTGAGGCTGCTCCCGAAGCGAAGATCGTCGCATTCCGCAGTCCGGACGATACGCGCGAACACGTGGCGCTCGTCATCGGGAAGGAGCGGTCGGACCGTCCGCCGCTGGTGCGGCTGCATTCCGAATGCCTGACCGGTGACGTGCTCGGCAGCCTGAAGTGCGACTGCGGCCCGCAGCTCGATGCAGCGCTTCACGCCATGGCCCATGAAGCGAGCGAGGGCGGCTGGGGCGTCTTGCTCTACATGCGCCAGGAAGGGCGCGGCATCGGGTTGATCAACAAGCTGCGCGCCTACCGCCTGCAGGACCAGGGCTTCGACACGGTCGATGCGAACACCCGGCTCGGCCTGCCGGACGAGGCGCGCGATTTTCCCACCGCAGCGCGCATGCTCGACTTGCTCGGCGTGCGCGATATCCGGCTGATGACGAACAATCCTGCCAAGGTCGATGCGCTCGCCGGCCACGGGGTCAGCATTGCCGAGCGTGTGCCCCACGCCCTGCCGGACAACCCGCACAATGCCCGCTATCTTGCGACCAAGCGCGACCGGGCGGGCCATTTGCTGCCGTGA
- the xth gene encoding exodeoxyribonuclease III — MVSVASWNINSVRLRMPIVERFLKEQAPDILCLQEIKCQEHQFPFEAFRALGYEHFAIHGQKGYHGVATVGKVPFRDFSRHDWQDNGEARHVGVELTDPQHQGMIVENVYVPAGGDEPDREINPKFGQKLDFLERMTRWADKVDRPTLIVGDFNIAPLESDVWNHKQLLKVVSHTPIEVEALQRFMDAHGWADIGREHIPAPERYYSWWSYRAKDWQANDRGRRLDHMWASPELAKQATGHSVYEDARGWEKPSDHVPLVTEFTF, encoded by the coding sequence ATGGTCTCAGTTGCTTCCTGGAACATTAATTCCGTCCGCCTCCGCATGCCGATCGTCGAGCGATTCCTTAAGGAACAGGCGCCCGACATCCTCTGCCTGCAGGAAATCAAGTGCCAGGAGCACCAGTTTCCCTTCGAAGCCTTTCGCGCGCTCGGTTACGAGCATTTCGCGATCCACGGGCAAAAGGGTTATCACGGCGTCGCCACGGTGGGGAAAGTACCGTTCCGCGATTTTTCCAGGCACGACTGGCAGGACAATGGCGAGGCGCGCCATGTCGGCGTGGAGCTGACCGACCCGCAGCACCAGGGCATGATCGTCGAGAATGTCTACGTGCCTGCAGGCGGCGACGAGCCCGACCGCGAGATCAATCCCAAGTTCGGCCAGAAGCTCGATTTTCTCGAGCGCATGACCCGCTGGGCGGACAAGGTGGATCGCCCGACGCTGATCGTGGGCGACTTCAACATCGCGCCGCTCGAAAGCGACGTGTGGAATCACAAGCAGCTGCTCAAGGTGGTCAGCCACACGCCGATCGAGGTGGAGGCCCTGCAGCGCTTCATGGACGCGCACGGCTGGGCCGATATCGGGCGCGAGCACATTCCCGCCCCTGAACGCTATTACAGCTGGTGGAGCTACCGCGCGAAGGACTGGCAAGCGAACGATCGCGGGCGGCGCCTCGACCACATGTGGGCCAGCCCGGAACTCGCCAAGCAGGCGACCGGACATAGCGTGTACGAGGATGCGCGCGGCTGGGAAAAGCCGTCGGACCACGTCCCGCTGGTGACGGAGTTCACGTTCTGA
- a CDS encoding LolA family protein produces the protein MNTLTIFKTKPFASAIALAVAAAIPASFIAAPAPVEAAAGDLDRAVEALRGISTMKADFVQTDRNGQSVSGVMTLKRPGKIRFEYEKSVPLLVVSNGKSMYMVDYEVNQVQRWPIKNSPLGALLDPSRDVKQYGKLIPTGHSDVISIEVRDPKRPEFGAITLIFSRDAASPGGLRLTHWVALDSQNHRTTVRLRNHRYGVTVADSAFTFRDPRKSSRRPG, from the coding sequence ATGAACACCTTGACCATCTTCAAGACCAAGCCTTTCGCATCGGCCATCGCTCTCGCGGTGGCCGCAGCGATTCCTGCATCCTTTATCGCTGCGCCCGCCCCTGTCGAAGCGGCTGCCGGCGATCTCGACCGTGCGGTCGAGGCCCTGCGCGGCATCAGCACGATGAAGGCCGATTTCGTCCAGACCGACCGCAATGGCCAGTCGGTGTCGGGCGTCATGACGCTCAAGCGCCCCGGCAAGATCCGCTTCGAATACGAAAAGTCGGTTCCCCTGCTCGTCGTCTCGAACGGCAAGTCGATGTACATGGTCGACTACGAGGTGAACCAGGTCCAGCGCTGGCCGATCAAGAATTCGCCGCTCGGCGCGCTGCTCGATCCCAGCCGCGACGTGAAGCAGTACGGCAAGCTGATCCCGACCGGCCACAGCGATGTCATCAGCATCGAGGTGCGCGATCCCAAGCGGCCCGAATTCGGCGCGATCACGCTGATTTTCTCCCGCGATGCAGCCTCGCCCGGCGGTCTCAGGCTGACCCATTGGGTGGCCCTCGATTCGCAGAATCATCGCACCACGGTGCGCCTGCGCAACCATCGCTACGGCGTGACGGTGGCCGACAGCGCATTCACCTTCCGCGACCCGCGCAAATCGTCCCGTCGCCCGGGGTAA
- the rpmG gene encoding 50S ribosomal protein L33 → MAKPATVKIKLVSTADTGFYYVTKKNPRNHTEKFTFRKYDPVARKHVEFKEAKIK, encoded by the coding sequence ATGGCGAAGCCCGCAACCGTCAAGATCAAGCTCGTCTCGACCGCCGACACGGGCTTCTATTACGTGACCAAGAAGAACCCCCGTAACCACACGGAAAAGTTCACCTTCCGCAAGTACGATCCCGTCGCGCGCAAGCACGTCGAGTTCAAGGAAGCCAAGATCAAGTAA
- the arfB gene encoding alternative ribosome rescue aminoacyl-tRNA hydrolase ArfB: MGRIVDKAMEIAEEKFIASSGPGGQNVNKVATAVQLRVDVYQLDLPPDAFERLKELAGSRFTQDGEIVLTANEHRTQERNREAARARLTAMLTEALTPPRKRAKSRVNRVGKVKRLKAKKARGEVKANRGKVQV; encoded by the coding sequence ATGGGTAGGATCGTCGACAAGGCGATGGAAATTGCCGAGGAGAAGTTCATCGCTTCTTCCGGCCCGGGCGGCCAGAACGTCAACAAGGTCGCCACCGCAGTGCAGCTGCGGGTAGATGTCTACCAGCTGGACCTGCCGCCCGACGCTTTCGAGCGGCTGAAGGAGCTGGCCGGCAGCCGGTTCACGCAGGATGGTGAGATCGTGCTGACCGCCAACGAGCACCGAACGCAGGAACGCAACCGCGAGGCGGCGCGCGCACGGCTGACCGCAATGCTCACCGAAGCGCTGACACCTCCGCGCAAACGGGCCAAGAGCCGCGTCAACCGCGTCGGCAAGGTCAAGCGGCTGAAGGCGAAGAAAGCCCGCGGCGAGGTGAAGGCGAACAGGGGCAAGGTGCAGGTCTAG
- a CDS encoding RluA family pseudouridine synthase, which translates to MTDISILFEDGEALVIDKPGGLPIERPRKGGRSLEDHFAQLRLGFQRDPVPVHRIDTDTSGCLLLARNPKALKRFAKAFEDRLVEKRYLGILAGIPADAEGTIELSLSKISSAEKGWRMIAAKKGKPSVTHWKVLGEKDGRALVEFRPETGRTHQIRIHCQAGLGLPLLGDPVYGDGKGAPRTMLHAAGLVVPREKKDPIEANAPLPRDFAALGFSDG; encoded by the coding sequence ATGACCGACATTTCCATCCTGTTCGAAGACGGCGAAGCCCTTGTCATCGACAAGCCCGGCGGCCTGCCGATCGAACGCCCGCGCAAGGGTGGCCGCAGCCTCGAGGACCATTTCGCGCAGCTGCGCCTCGGTTTCCAGCGCGACCCCGTGCCGGTCCACCGGATCGACACCGATACCAGCGGCTGCCTGCTGCTGGCCCGCAATCCCAAGGCGCTCAAACGCTTCGCCAAGGCTTTCGAGGACCGGCTGGTCGAGAAGCGCTATCTCGGCATTCTGGCGGGCATCCCGGCTGACGCGGAAGGCACGATCGAACTGTCGCTCTCCAAGATCAGCAGCGCGGAAAAGGGCTGGCGGATGATCGCGGCGAAGAAAGGCAAGCCCTCGGTGACGCACTGGAAGGTCTTGGGCGAAAAGGACGGTCGCGCACTGGTCGAATTCCGCCCGGAGACGGGGCGCACCCACCAGATCCGTATCCACTGCCAGGCCGGCCTCGGCCTGCCGCTGCTGGGCGACCCGGTCTATGGCGATGGCAAGGGCGCACCGCGCACCATGCTTCACGCCGCAGGGCTGGTCGTGCCGCGGGAAAAGAAGGATCCCATCGAGGCGAACGCGCCCTTGCCGCGCGATTTCGCGGCGCTCGGATTTTCGGATGGGTAG
- the pabB gene encoding aminodeoxychorismate synthase component I, with protein MAGREPFVLLDDARDHGAADALLYSGPRQLFIATRPDEVAGALAAADAARREGGELAGYIAYEAGLALEDRLSGLAAEKCGGAGPLVWLGLFDEPERIPAGEVEGWLQQRAEGTGSVGPLEPQLSPGGYAAAFERLQEAIRAGDIYQANLTFPLAGNFTGDPMGLYAALRPAAQAGYGGVIFDGSHWLLSLSPELFVSLKGREAKAKPMKGTRPRSADPEQDAAQAAELAGSVKDKAENLMIVDLMRNDLARVAEAGSVRVDEPFAVESYPTVHQMVSVVRARLNEDAGATDLVRALFPCGSITGAPKIRAMELIHEVERDPRGPYCGAIGRIGADGDAAFNVAIRTLRLTEIENSRGKAVLGVGGAIVADSDARSEWREAVLKGAFARASSPAHRAAQFDLIETMRFTPEEGIAFLEEHLLRMKNSAAELGFAFDRHEARNQLHALCFVVEKASRIRLMAARSGALALAVEDMPPAWSEPAECVLLPLPVDPGDWRLRHKTSDRGFYEDAQGVARANGAQEALFVREDGLVTEGCVTNIFVERDGVLLTPRAESGLLTGILRQHLLETGEAREADLTIADLEAGFFLGNSLRGMMRARLKD; from the coding sequence ATGGCGGGCCGCGAACCTTTCGTACTTCTCGACGATGCACGCGATCATGGTGCAGCCGATGCGCTGCTCTATTCCGGCCCGCGCCAGCTGTTCATTGCCACGCGCCCTGACGAGGTCGCCGGAGCGCTGGCAGCAGCCGATGCCGCGCGCCGCGAAGGCGGGGAACTGGCTGGCTATATCGCATATGAAGCGGGGCTTGCGCTGGAGGATCGGCTGTCGGGCCTTGCCGCGGAAAAGTGCGGCGGGGCGGGGCCGCTGGTCTGGCTCGGCCTGTTCGACGAGCCGGAGCGGATCCCGGCCGGCGAGGTGGAAGGCTGGCTGCAGCAAAGGGCGGAAGGGACCGGAAGCGTCGGCCCGCTCGAACCGCAGCTTTCGCCAGGCGGATATGCCGCTGCCTTCGAGCGGCTGCAGGAAGCCATCCGCGCAGGCGATATCTACCAGGCCAACCTGACCTTCCCGCTGGCGGGCAATTTCACCGGCGATCCCATGGGCCTATATGCCGCGCTGCGCCCGGCTGCTCAGGCGGGCTATGGCGGCGTGATTTTCGACGGGTCGCACTGGCTGCTCAGCCTCAGCCCCGAACTATTCGTCTCGCTGAAAGGGCGCGAAGCCAAAGCCAAGCCGATGAAGGGCACCCGCCCGCGCTCGGCAGACCCGGAGCAGGATGCGGCGCAGGCCGCGGAGCTGGCGGGTTCGGTCAAGGACAAGGCCGAAAACCTGATGATCGTCGACCTGATGCGCAACGACCTCGCCCGCGTGGCCGAGGCCGGCAGCGTGCGGGTGGACGAACCCTTTGCCGTCGAAAGCTATCCGACGGTGCACCAGATGGTCAGCGTCGTGCGCGCAAGGCTGAACGAGGATGCCGGCGCCACCGACCTGGTGCGCGCTCTGTTTCCCTGCGGCTCGATCACCGGCGCACCCAAGATCCGCGCGATGGAACTGATCCACGAGGTCGAGCGCGATCCCCGCGGGCCCTATTGCGGGGCGATCGGACGGATCGGCGCGGACGGCGATGCCGCATTCAACGTCGCCATCCGCACGCTGCGCCTGACCGAGATCGAGAACAGTCGCGGCAAGGCCGTGCTGGGCGTCGGCGGGGCAATCGTGGCCGACAGCGATGCACGCAGCGAATGGCGCGAGGCCGTGCTCAAGGGGGCCTTCGCCCGCGCGTCCTCGCCTGCCCATAGGGCAGCCCAGTTCGACCTGATCGAAACCATGCGTTTCACCCCGGAAGAAGGCATCGCCTTCCTGGAAGAGCACCTGCTGCGCATGAAGAACAGCGCAGCAGAGCTCGGCTTTGCCTTCGATCGCCACGAAGCGCGCAACCAGCTCCATGCGCTGTGTTTCGTAGTCGAGAAGGCCAGCCGGATCAGGCTGATGGCCGCCCGCTCGGGCGCTCTTGCGCTCGCGGTGGAGGACATGCCGCCTGCCTGGAGCGAACCTGCCGAATGCGTGCTGCTGCCGCTGCCGGTCGATCCGGGCGACTGGCGCCTGCGGCACAAGACCAGCGACCGCGGCTTTTACGAGGACGCGCAGGGCGTGGCGCGCGCCAACGGGGCTCAGGAAGCGCTCTTCGTGCGCGAGGACGGGCTTGTGACCGAAGGATGCGTCACCAATATCTTCGTCGAGCGCGATGGCGTATTGCTGACGCCGAGGGCCGAAAGCGGCCTGCTTACGGGCATCCTGCGCCAGCACCTCCTCGAAACGGGAGAGGCGCGGGAAGCCGACCTTACCATCGCCGACCTGGAAGCAGGGTTCTTCCTCGGCAATTCCCTGCGCGGCATGATGCGCGCAAGACTGAAAGACTAG